From the genome of Sporomusa sphaeroides DSM 2875:
AATCTCAATCTCCAGCATCGTCTGAAACTCATTTTGGTCGGTCCAGATATGTCCCATTTCAGGATAAGTATAGCGTTCAATCATGATAACACTTCGCTTTCCGAACTGTTCTCCCGTTTTAGCAGCCAGTCCAATTTATTTTAAATCATTAAGACCATACGCAAAAACAACTCAGCCTAGTTTTTCCCTTTTTTCCCTTGTTTATCATAGCATTTGCCGCCAATCACTGTCAATAAAATTCGAATGATTATATTAATAATATAAATATCGTTCGGAAACTAAGACAGCCTGCATAGCTGCAGGCTGTCTTAGTTTGTTTAAGAGTTAGCAGTAATAAAACGCTCCATCAGAGCACGGATATCACCGGCATTTTGGAGACTAAGGGCTTTAGGCAGCAGTTCCTCGATTTCCCGGTCATGGAGTTTACGGATTACTGCCTTTACTCTGGGTATGGCGGGAGCACTCATACTAAGTTCATCCAGCCCCATGGCCGCTAAGAGCGGCGCCGCCAGTGGGTCTCCGGCCATTTCGCCGCACATGCCGACCCAGATGCCCCGCTCGTGCCCGGCTTTGACAATCCCGTCAATCAGCCTGAGGACAGCCGGATGAAAATGACTGTAAAGCGGGCTGACCGCCGGATTACCGCGGTCCACCGCCAACGTATACTGCACTAGGTCATTGGTCCCAATACTAAAAAAGTCACACTCTGCGGCAAGTTCCCTGGCAGTAACAGCAGCCGCCGGGGTTTCGATCATGATACCCAGCGGTACCTTGGCAGCAAAGGGTTTTCCTTCATCTATCAGCTGGGCAGCCGCCTGCTCAAGGCATGCCTTGGCTGCGGTAATTTCGGCGACGCTGATAATCATTGGCAGCATGATGGCCACATTACCAAAAACACCTGCCCGCAGAATGGCTTTGAGCTGAGTAATGAACAAGTCCGGCTGTTCCAGACTGATACGAATGGCCCGCCAGCCTAAAAATGGATTTTCTTCTTTAGCTATATGCAAATACTGCAGCGGCTTATCACCACCGGCATCCATGGTCCGAACAATGCACAAATGCTTGCCACACTGGGCTGCCACCGCTTTGTAGGCAGCAAATTGTTCTTCTTCACCAGGCGGGTTATCCCGCCCCAAAAACAAAAACTCACTTCTAAATAAGCCAACCCCTTCGGCTCCCTGCATAAGCGCAGCCGCCATATCGGTCGGAGAGCCAATGTTGGCTGCCAGCTGCAGCTTTCTGCCGCCAAGGGTAACCGCAGCTAAAGCAGCCATTTCTCCATCCTGACGCTTCCTGGCCGCCTCAGTTTCAACTTGACTTCGATACTCCGCCAACCGCGCTGCCGCCGGCTGGAGAATGACCTGACCGGTGCTGCCGTCAACAATAACCATAGTACCAGGCAGCAGACGGTCTATTGCTCCTCCCAGGCCGGTGACAGCCGGTATCCCCCGTGCCTTGGCAATAATTACAGCATGCGAGGTAGTGCTGCCCTGCCCCAGTACAATGCCGCATACCTTCTCAGACATACCGGCAGCGGCAGAAGGCGCAAGCTCCTGGGCGCATATGACCACCGGTTCAGGATCTTCATCTTCTATCTGGGCGCCCCCTGCCAGCAGCCGGGCCAGCCTCCGGCCTATGTCCCGCACGTCGGCGGCCCGTTCCCGCAAATAGGCGTCAGGCATTGTGTCAAACAAAGCGGCAAACTCTTCGGTTGCCGCCAGCGCCGCCTTTGGTGCCGCTATGCCCTGTCCGGCCTTGTCATGCATGTTAGCAGCCAGTCCCGGATCATTCACCATGGCATGATGCGCTTCTATAATAGCTGCCTGACTTGTCCGTCCGCTTGCTTTCGCCGCCGCAATTAACTGCGCCAGTTCGGTGCTGGCGGCTTTAATGGCCGCAGCAATTTTGCCAGACTCTGCCTCAGGTGTGCCGGCACTATAGGCGGCCAAACGGGGCGCCAAATCTTCTGACAGCACCTTGACGCGGCCAATAGCAATGCCTGGAACTACCCCGGTGCCACGTAATATTTCTTCCATTGTTTAGCCCTCACCAAAATTGTTCTCAACCAGTGCCTGCAAAGCGGTCACACACGCCACCTCGTCCGGACCATCGGCCAGCAGCGTAAACTTTGCCCCCTGCCGCAGCCCCAAACCCATCACAGCCAGGATGCTTTTAGCATCTGCCGCTCTTTCCCCTGCCTGGATGGTTACTGTGCTCGCAAAACCTGAGGCCTTCTGGATAAATTGCGCAGCCGGCCTGGCATGTAGCCCGGCTGAATTGTTTAGCACCAACTCAATTTTGGTCATATGTTTCCTCCAATTAAGTCAAGGTATATTTCTACTTTGCCAAATCTGTCCGGCAAAAACTGTTAGAGCTTTTGCAGGTTTCTGGCAGCTTCGGCTGTAACCAGCACACCGGCCAGTGACTGGCCAATAGAAGCATCTACGGCAGCAGCAATCGTTCCTTCCAGAATGGGTGCATCGGCAATAGCTACCCGGGCTTTGTCTGTCGCGCCCAGCATATCTATGGCCAGTTCGGCACTGATAACAGCACTGCCCAAATCAACCATGACCAGCACTCCGTCACCGGTATCGGCGGCTTCAATAGCTGCCCGAATTCTGACGGCATCTGTGCCGATACTGCCGTCCGCCATGCCGCCGGCAGCAATCAGCCTCTGTCCGGCAGCCGCCATTTGACCGGCCAGCTCGCAGATGCCTTCCGCAATCTTGGCGCTGTGCGAAACTACAACAATTCCGACCATCTGCTTATACCCCCGGACTATGCTGCCTGGCAAAACCCGTAAGTGCCTTCAGCATGAGATAGGACGAAGTGGCACCGGCATCCTGATGGCCGAGGCTGCGTTCCCCCAGATAACTGGCCCGCCCTTTGGTTGCAATAATTGTTTTGGTATATTCCACACCGTTGGCGGCGGCTTCTGTGGCCAGTTCCAGACACTGCAGCAAGGTCTCGCCTTCGTTCATAGCCTGCGTAAATGCCTCATATGCCGGCTCAAGGGCATCCAGCATGGTTTTTTCACCGCGAACCGCCTTCCCGCGTTCCTTAATCCCGCCAATCGCAGCCTTCAGCATGGCTGCCGCGGTGTCAGTATCCAGTTCCGCCTGTCCCTGCAAAACAGCACCGGCTCTCAGGAAGGCAGTACCATATAGCGGCCCGGCGGCACCGCCTACTGTCGATATGAGCGTCATGCCGGTCAGCTTAAGAACACTGGCGGCATCTTCTGCCTGAGCACCTGCCAGCTTACCGCGTACAGCTTCAAACCCCCGCGCCATGTTAAGTCCATGGTCGGCATCACCAATGGCAGCGTCCAGCTCGGTTAATTTCTCCTTATTGGCAATTATGATCTCAGCCAGTGCTGCGATTGCCGCAATTGCAGTTGCCATAATAAACTCCTTCTCTCCCTTTAGAATTGAACCAGAGCCGGTGTATCTGCCGGCGCCAGCAGCAGTTCTTTGAGCTCGCCGTCCAGCTTTAATACCGTAACCGAAAAACCGGCCATTTCCAGAGAGGTCATGTAGTTGCCGATATAGGTCTTGGCAATGTTGATATTTTTCCCGGCAAGCAGGGCTGCTACCTTGCGGTTAACTACATACAGCTCCATCAGCGGCGTTCCGCCCAGCCCGTTGATCATTACCGCCACTTCCTCACCGGCATTCACCAAAAGATCGTCCAGAATCTTGCCAACAAGGTGCTCTGCGGTTGCATCAGCCGTGCGGAGACTCTCGCGATGGGTTCCCGGTTCTCCATGAATGCCCATACCGATTTCCACTTCGTTATCAGCCAGGGTGAAGCTGGGCTTACCGGCTGCGGGAACAATACAAGGCGACAGCGCCATACCCATGGAACGGACATTGGCAATTACCTTTTCGGCAACCCTTTGGACTTCCGCCAGGTCAGCGCCGGTTTCGGCCTTAGCCCCTGCAATCTTATGGACAAACACGGTACCGGCAATGCCGCGCCGGCCTGTGGTCCAGGTACTGTTTTCCACCGCTACGTCATCATTGACAACCACTTTGGCTACAGCAACCCCATCAGCCTCAGCCATCTCTGCCGCCATTTCAAAATTCATAATGTCGCCGGTATAATTTTTGATGATCAGCAGCACTCCTTTACCGCCATCAACAACCTTAACAGCTTCATATACCTGATCAGGTGTGGGTGAAGTAAACACCGCGCCGGCAACGGCCCCGTCAAGCATACCGCGTCCGACATAGCCGGCATGAGACGGTTCATGACCGCTGCCGCCCCCCGATACCAGTGCAACCTTTCCCTGCACCGGCGAGTTGGCCCGTACCAATACATTAAAGCCTTCTACCCGCTTAACATACTGGGGATGTGCCAATACGGCCCCCTGCAGCATTTCCTCAACAACCTGCTCGGCATCATTAATTATCTTTTTCATTACTTACCCCTCCTCACAAATTACTGATTGTATATATGTCAGTAGCTGCTCATAGTCAGAGCAAGAACTATGCCAGGCAAAGCCGCCTGCCATCTTGCCGGCATATCACCAGGATTAGCGAGAATCGCAGACCTGCACGCCAAAAAGAGCACCCATTTTTTTGCTGGCGCTCTTGTACAAAAATATCAGCTTTCTATATTTTTCTTGATACTTTTTACCATACTGCTACAATTTTCCCAGGATACCGTTTTGGCAATTCCGTACTTTTGCGCTTTGGCTGCCACGGTTTTGTGGGTTAACCCCAGCGCCTTGCCTGCGGCGTTAAAGCTGCCATATACAGCCAAAGCTCTGCTGATAATTTCTTTCTCATACTCCGCCCAGGGCAAAACGGCCTCCTGTCCCAGGGAAGCAGGCAGAGTGATATTGCTGCCGGAAAATAAGCCGGAAGGTTGGTTCTCGCTTTCCCGGAGATATAACGGTAAGTCCGCGGCAGTCAATACTTTGCTGTCAGCAAGTGTGACCATCCGTTCAATGACATTCTCCAGCTCCCGCACATTGCCCGGCCAGCGGTAAGCCATCAAGCCGGTAAGCGCTTCCCCGGTTATTCCGGAAATAATTTTACCTTGTTCGGTAATAATTTTATGTAAAAAATAATCAACCAGCAGCGGTATATCCTCCACCCGTTCCCGCAGCGGCGGCAAGAGAATGGGAATGACGTTGAGCCGGTAATACAGATCTTCCCGGAACTCGCCGTCTTCCACCATCTGCACCAGGTTGCGATTGGTAGCGGCGATAATCCGGACATCCACCCTGATAACAGCTTCACCGCCTACCCGGGTAAATTCTTTTTGCTGCAGCACTCTCAACAGTTTTGCCTGCATACTTTTACTAAGTTCACCAATCTCATCAAGGAAAATCGTTCCCTTATCTGCCAGACTGAATTTACCCGGCTTCTGGCGAACGGCGCCGGTAAACGCGCCTTTTTCATGGCCGAACAGCTCGCTTTCCAACAAGCTGTCAGGAATAGCGGCACAGTTGACTTTGATGAGCGGACCGGCATTACGGCTGCTGGCATAATGGATGCCTTCGGCTACCAATTCCTTGCCGGTACCGCTTTCACCGGAGATCAAAACAGTTGTCCTGCTGGCAGCCGCCTTGGCGGCAACAGCTAAAGCCTCCCGTAGTTTGCCACTGTGTCCAATAAACTTTTCAAAGGACGGTCCGGGTTTTCGGGTTCGCCGCAGTTCCTGTTCCAGATATTCGGCTTTGGCAGAAACATGATTGAGTTTATCTACTAATTTATGTACCTCATTGACACTTTTAACAACAGACACCGCTCCGGTGAGCTCCCCATCCACCAGGATCGGGCTGACATTCGCCACCAGCGTCACGCCATCAGGCTTTACCACAATATTGCCAATAGCCGGCCGGCCTGTGGTCAGGACCCGGCTGCGTATGCCGTCGGGCGACAGGTTGCGGACATTTTGCCCAATCAGGCTCTGGCGCGATTGTTGTACCAGTTCAACATAGGCCGGATTAACGTAAGTTATATACCCCTCCCGGTCGACTACACAGATTCCGTCTTGCACTGAGGCCAATACCAATTGCAAGCGTTCTTTGAGTTCTTTTACTGCCTTCAGTTCACCGGTCACCGCTTCCAGCACCGATATGTCCTCAAAAATAGCCATCGCCCCACGCACTTGCCCATCGGCAATAATAGGCGTCCGGTTAGTCAGGATGGTCCGCAAACCAATGGACTGGCGGCAGCCTATTTCGGCTGCTTTTGTCTCAACAATGCTGTGCAGCCGTGACCCGGGAATAACGCATTGCGCTTTATTGCCTATGGCCTGGCAGACCGGGATACCCAAGATACGCTCTGCCGCCGGATTAAAGATGGTAATCACATCATTTTCATCAGTAACCAGCAAACCATTAGCCATGCTGGCAAATATCTGCCCGGCAGTTAACGCATTATCCTGCAGCACATTATCCACCTGATTCATGATGGCAGCATCGGCCGGCAAAAAATCACTTTCCAGAAAGGCTGCCATTTCAGCAGCCGCGGCAGCCGCGGATAACCCTTCCGCCTCTACCCATAACCGATCCCCCTGCTTGACCCGCAATGCCACCAACGGCATCATGCTGGTTGCCAAAATAGCCGCACCACCCGGGGGCCGGAAATATAGCTGGACTTTTCTGCGGTCTTCAATTTCATACGCCTTTTGTACGATCATAGCTGCCACCCGGGCATGCAAGCCTTTATTATGAGTGATAACCGCCTGTTGTCTACTATCCATGACCGCTCACTCCAGTGCCACAGTAATTCTACTATTATTTTACTGTATGACCGGAGCTTCGTAAAGAAACAGCCCCAATAAAGTAAACCACTCTAAGCTCCCTGTCTGTATCAAGCTGGGAGTTTAGAGTGGCTGACTCGAAAAATGAGCTGCTCTAGCTTATACGGTTGCGCAAAGCAGTCCTGTTTGTACCCGGCCGGAGGTTCCTGGTTGTTTATGCTTCTTGCAAAAACTTTTCCATTCTTTCATATGTAATGCCATCTTTTTGCGTGCTCTTTGGACGGCATTGTCTACCACCTTTTCCTGCAAATTCAGCTTTTGTGCAATTTCCCGCTGTTTGTAGCCTTCAATATATAAGTCAATAACTCTTTTCTCCAGGCGTGACAAAACATTTGCCAGCTCGCCATTAATCTTAGTGATGGTTTCCTTTTCAATAATCATATCGGCAGGGTCATCGGAAGAATTCTTATTAAATACTCCCTGTGATTCGAGTTGGCTTTTTGTGTTTGATGATTCAACTATGGTATTAAGTGAAATTGCTTCATTAAGAATATAGTGTTTTTTACGATTGTGCATGGTAACTGCCGATTTAATTGTGTTCTTGATATTAAGCTCGGCAATCAGACGAAAAGAACTGCCGCGGGCTTCATCATAATGACAAACTGCTTTATACAGGCCGATTAATCCCCATTGGTACATATCGCGGTAATCACCGCCAGGCAAATAATAGATCTTGACATAGCGCAGAATTATTTTGTTATATTTGGATACTATTCTTTCAAACTCTTCATTATTAATTCTTCCGTCATTGTAAAAACACTCTGCCAGCACTTTACCTACCCCTTGTTGTCCAATTTTCGTTATTTTATACAAGTACCTTTGTCCATTGACTGCTATTTACTTGTTTTTCGTCTGTTATATTTAATAGCAAAAATCGTGCCAACGTCTGCAAAGCTTATTGTATCAACATTTGTAAAGGATAACGGTCCGGCAAATTTTGTCATATTGTACAAAATTGTACACTCTGCTGTCAATTTTTGTACAACAGAGTCCATATTTTAAATTCCGTTTTTTTACGAAGTAAGCTGCCACCTTTTTTAGAATGGTATTTTCGTCTTTCATTTAGAAGATAGTTTGAAGGAGCGTGAAAATAATAATTTTTCACACTCTTCTGAATAAGCAGGAATTATAAAAAGAAAGTAGAATATGTATAATCTAGAAGAATATGGGACAGAGATAAAGAAAAGTCCGAATTTCCATCTGGGCAGCACTGACTGCTCTGGTGTTAATTTTGGCTTTTATTTTTTTGCCCAGACAAGAAGGAGGCTCAGGCGGTAGATAGTATTGGCAGATGTTTGTCAGAAAGTCTAAGGTGTATATAAGAAGGAGGAGAGAGTTTATGTTTAAAAAGAAACGATTACCTTTACAGTTAGTGGCTATCTGTTTAGTATTTTTTTTCTGTATTACCTTTATCACAGGATACTCGCCAATAACTGCCCAAGCCGACAAAAGGACTGCTCAGGAGATATCCAGTATTGCTAAAACCAATGTCGATCAAACAGGTGTAAAGCCTAAATATATTTTCTTATTTATTGGTGATGGCATGAGTTTCCCTCAAGCCACAGCATTGGGTCATTATAATGGAACTGTTGACCACAATTTTGTCGGAACCCTGAATAAGCCGACACGCGAAAATATTCCTAAAGCAGAAATGCCCTCCTTTGTCAATTTTCCTGCTGTTGGCGCTGCCACAACCTATGATGCTTCCAAGTTTATTACCGACTCAGCTTCCGCGGCTACAGCCATCGCCTGTAGCGTAAAGACCTTAGACGGCGCGCTTGGCGTTGACCCTTACAACAAGCGCGTTATATCGATTGCAGAACAGTTAAAAGCACAAGCAGGCTATAAGATTGGTATTGTGACAAATGTTTCCCTTGATCATGCAACACCGGCAGGTTTTTATGCGCATCTTCCCAACCGGAACAGTTTTTATGAAATTGGACTGGACTTGATTGCCAGCAATTTTGATTTCTTTG
Proteins encoded in this window:
- the ptsP gene encoding phosphoenolpyruvate--protein phosphotransferase, with the translated sequence MEEILRGTGVVPGIAIGRVKVLSEDLAPRLAAYSAGTPEAESGKIAAAIKAASTELAQLIAAAKASGRTSQAAIIEAHHAMVNDPGLAANMHDKAGQGIAAPKAALAATEEFAALFDTMPDAYLRERAADVRDIGRRLARLLAGGAQIEDEDPEPVVICAQELAPSAAAGMSEKVCGIVLGQGSTTSHAVIIAKARGIPAVTGLGGAIDRLLPGTMVIVDGSTGQVILQPAAARLAEYRSQVETEAARKRQDGEMAALAAVTLGGRKLQLAANIGSPTDMAAALMQGAEGVGLFRSEFLFLGRDNPPGEEEQFAAYKAVAAQCGKHLCIVRTMDAGGDKPLQYLHIAKEENPFLGWRAIRISLEQPDLFITQLKAILRAGVFGNVAIMLPMIISVAEITAAKACLEQAAAQLIDEGKPFAAKVPLGIMIETPAAAVTARELAAECDFFSIGTNDLVQYTLAVDRGNPAVSPLYSHFHPAVLRLIDGIVKAGHERGIWVGMCGEMAGDPLAAPLLAAMGLDELSMSAPAIPRVKAVIRKLHDREIEELLPKALSLQNAGDIRALMERFITANS
- a CDS encoding HPr family phosphocarrier protein; this encodes MTKIELVLNNSAGLHARPAAQFIQKASGFASTVTIQAGERAADAKSILAVMGLGLRQGAKFTLLADGPDEVACVTALQALVENNFGEG
- the dhaM gene encoding dihydroxyacetone kinase phosphoryl donor subunit DhaM, with translation MVGIVVVSHSAKIAEGICELAGQMAAAGQRLIAAGGMADGSIGTDAVRIRAAIEAADTGDGVLVMVDLGSAVISAELAIDMLGATDKARVAIADAPILEGTIAAAVDASIGQSLAGVLVTAEAARNLQKL
- the dhaL gene encoding dihydroxyacetone kinase subunit DhaL, whose protein sequence is MATAIAAIAALAEIIIANKEKLTELDAAIGDADHGLNMARGFEAVRGKLAGAQAEDAASVLKLTGMTLISTVGGAAGPLYGTAFLRAGAVLQGQAELDTDTAAAMLKAAIGGIKERGKAVRGEKTMLDALEPAYEAFTQAMNEGETLLQCLELATEAAANGVEYTKTIIATKGRASYLGERSLGHQDAGATSSYLMLKALTGFARQHSPGV
- the dhaK gene encoding dihydroxyacetone kinase subunit DhaK, producing the protein MKKIINDAEQVVEEMLQGAVLAHPQYVKRVEGFNVLVRANSPVQGKVALVSGGGSGHEPSHAGYVGRGMLDGAVAGAVFTSPTPDQVYEAVKVVDGGKGVLLIIKNYTGDIMNFEMAAEMAEADGVAVAKVVVNDDVAVENSTWTTGRRGIAGTVFVHKIAGAKAETGADLAEVQRVAEKVIANVRSMGMALSPCIVPAAGKPSFTLADNEVEIGMGIHGEPGTHRESLRTADATAEHLVGKILDDLLVNAGEEVAVMINGLGGTPLMELYVVNRKVAALLAGKNINIAKTYIGNYMTSLEMAGFSVTVLKLDGELKELLLAPADTPALVQF
- a CDS encoding sigma 54-interacting transcriptional regulator yields the protein MDSRQQAVITHNKGLHARVAAMIVQKAYEIEDRRKVQLYFRPPGGAAILATSMMPLVALRVKQGDRLWVEAEGLSAAAAAAEMAAFLESDFLPADAAIMNQVDNVLQDNALTAGQIFASMANGLLVTDENDVITIFNPAAERILGIPVCQAIGNKAQCVIPGSRLHSIVETKAAEIGCRQSIGLRTILTNRTPIIADGQVRGAMAIFEDISVLEAVTGELKAVKELKERLQLVLASVQDGICVVDREGYITYVNPAYVELVQQSRQSLIGQNVRNLSPDGIRSRVLTTGRPAIGNIVVKPDGVTLVANVSPILVDGELTGAVSVVKSVNEVHKLVDKLNHVSAKAEYLEQELRRTRKPGPSFEKFIGHSGKLREALAVAAKAAASRTTVLISGESGTGKELVAEGIHYASSRNAGPLIKVNCAAIPDSLLESELFGHEKGAFTGAVRQKPGKFSLADKGTIFLDEIGELSKSMQAKLLRVLQQKEFTRVGGEAVIRVDVRIIAATNRNLVQMVEDGEFREDLYYRLNVIPILLPPLRERVEDIPLLVDYFLHKIITEQGKIISGITGEALTGLMAYRWPGNVRELENVIERMVTLADSKVLTAADLPLYLRESENQPSGLFSGSNITLPASLGQEAVLPWAEYEKEIISRALAVYGSFNAAGKALGLTHKTVAAKAQKYGIAKTVSWENCSSMVKSIKKNIES
- a CDS encoding sigma-70 family RNA polymerase sigma factor gives rise to the protein MYKITKIGQQGVGKVLAECFYNDGRINNEEFERIVSKYNKIILRYVKIYYLPGGDYRDMYQWGLIGLYKAVCHYDEARGSSFRLIAELNIKNTIKSAVTMHNRKKHYILNEAISLNTIVESSNTKSQLESQGVFNKNSSDDPADMIIEKETITKINGELANVLSRLEKRVIDLYIEGYKQREIAQKLNLQEKVVDNAVQRARKKMALHMKEWKSFCKKHKQPGTSGRVQTGLLCATV